A genomic window from Plasmodium chabaudi chabaudi strain AS genome assembly, chromosome: 8 includes:
- a CDS encoding NifU-like scaffold protein, putative, with protein MKYGLASMKLTLFFYLLCAKNIVSLKHTKSNLSFLYNGCDNTNTGMINTHRNKAAIQNKNKQSKLKILSLNEKQDEELYYELNPENTEKVLNLIRPKLQIDNGDVELVDIKGNDLYIRLLGNCVTCSSNSVTISQVIKKTLKMYIRGPGNKEPNVIITNFDEINEENILNCLSDLKPYFDFLKIEVVIKELINNKENINNSVMLMFKNIENEDKEVNIPHNVKTEITGRLKQSFPSLTVNFEN; from the exons ATGAAATACGGTCTCGCTTCCATGAAGCTTACTTTATTCTTCTATTTGTTGtgtgcaaaaaatatagttagCTTGAAACATACAAAATCCAAtctatcatttttatataatggaTGTGATAATACCAATACTGGTATGATTAACACACACAGAAATAAAGCAgctatacaaaataaaaataaacaatcgAAACTTAAAATACTAtcattaaatgaaaaacaaGATGAAGAATTATATTACGAATTAAATCCAGAAAATACGGAAAAGGTTTTGAATTTAATAAGACCCAAACTACAAATAGATAATGGAGATGTGGAGCTAGTAGACATAAAAGGGAATGACTTATACATACGGCTGTTAGGAAATTGTGTTACATGTAGCTCAAATAGTGTAACTATATCAcaagttataaaaaaaactttaaaaatgtatattcgAGGCCCTGGAAATAAAGAACcaaatgtaataattacaaattttgatgaaattaacgaagaaaatattctaAATTGTTTAAGTGATCTGAAGccatattttgattttcttA AAATCGAGGTAGTAATTAAAGAACTAATAAACaacaaagaaaatattaataatagcGTTATGCTgatgtttaaaaatatagaaaacgAGGATAAGGAAGTAAATATACCCCACAATGTTAAAACCGAAATTACTGGAAGATTAAAACAAAGTTTTCCGTCATTGACCgttaattttgaaaattaa